One window of Corvus moneduloides isolate bCorMon1 chromosome 13, bCorMon1.pri, whole genome shotgun sequence genomic DNA carries:
- the DNAAF4 gene encoding dynein assembly factor 4, axonemal isoform X2 produces MRSGSLELHSGVVSIPPFLFEAILYAPIDDTNSTAKIGNGNIFFTLYKKEPAMWDSLTLADAGKEKLQYLRENAVLKAQEKAKEETEAKKITKQEHKKYALEATMKLEEAERKRIEDLKEKERQKVAKELEFWKNQQKYADKYKSVRKKEELHQEIKPLKERKNEKMNKSRIPNEGASNIRLKSTKGHGSCSIFSQNLEEEQLPAPRAAATIKVSFTPRVFPTALRESRVAEEEEWLHKQAEARRRINSDLSELEDLKEEEKNTDWLKDKGNKMFAMGNYLGAANAYNLAVRLNNKLPLLYLNRAACHLKLRNLHKAIEDSSKALELLTPPVPDNENARMKAHVRRGTAFCQLELYTEGLRDYEAALKIDPKNKNIEKDAEKIRHLIQETMQSS; encoded by the exons ATGCGTTCTGGCTCACTAGAGCTTCATTCTGGAGTG gtAAGCATCCCTCCCTTTTTATTTGAAGCCATTTTATATGCTCCCATTGATGACACAAATAGCACAGCAAAGATtggaaatggaaacattttcttcaccTTGTATAAAAAAGAACCGGCCATGTGGGATTCCCTAACTCTAGCAGACG CTGGCAAGGAAAAACTACAATATCTGAGAGAGAATGCTGTTCTAAAAGCccaagaaaaggcaaaagaggagacagaagcaaaaaaaattacaaagcagGAACACAAAAAGTATGCTTTGGAGGCCACAATGAAG CTagaggaagcagaaaggaaaagaattgaagatctgaaagaaaaggaacGGCAGAAGGTCGCTAAAGAGTTGGAGTTCtggaaaaaccaacaaaaatatgCTGATAAATACAAGAGCGTAcgaaaaaaagaggaattacaTCAAGAAATAAAGCCgttaaaggagagaaaaaatgaaaaaatgaacaaaagtaGGATTCCCAATGAAGGAGCTTCTAATATCAGACTCAAATCCACAAAAG GTCATGGTTCCTGTAGtatattttcacagaatttagAGGAAGAACAGTTACCAGCTCCCCGAGCTGCAGCTACAATTAAAGTCAGCTTTACACCACGAGtttttcccacagctctgcGAGAATCTCGTGttgcagaagaggaggag TGGCTACATAAACAAGCAGAAGCTCGAAGAAGAATAAATTCTGATTTATCTGAGCTGGAAGATTtaaaagaagaggagaagaatACAGATTGGTTAAAGGACAAAGGAAA CAAAATGTTTGCAATGGGAAACTACCTTGGGGCTGCAAACGCGTATAACCTCGCAGTGAGGCTGAACAATAAACTTCCCCTGCTGTACCTGAACCGTGCCGCTTGCCACCTTAAACTGAGAAATTTACACAAAGCTATCGAAGATTCCTCTAAG GCACTAGAACTGTTGACACCACCTGTTCCTGATAACGAGAACGCTCGAATGAAAGCCCATGTGAGACGTGGAACAGCGTTTTGTCAGCTGGAATTATACACTGAAG GTCTCCGGGATTATGAAGCAGCTCTCAAGATTgatcctaaaaataaaaatatagaaaaagaTGCTGAGAAGATTCGACATCTAATTCAAGAAACAATGCAAAGTtcttaa
- the DNAAF4 gene encoding dynein assembly factor 4, axonemal isoform X1, with amino-acid sequence MPVWLREHSWRQTLTAVYLSLPLRGARATPADIFCSEQYLKVSIPPFLFEAILYAPIDDTNSTAKIGNGNIFFTLYKKEPAMWDSLTLADAGKEKLQYLRENAVLKAQEKAKEETEAKKITKQEHKKYALEATMKLEEAERKRIEDLKEKERQKVAKELEFWKNQQKYADKYKSVRKKEELHQEIKPLKERKNEKMNKSRIPNEGASNIRLKSTKGHGSCSIFSQNLEEEQLPAPRAAATIKVSFTPRVFPTALRESRVAEEEEWLHKQAEARRRINSDLSELEDLKEEEKNTDWLKDKGNKMFAMGNYLGAANAYNLAVRLNNKLPLLYLNRAACHLKLRNLHKAIEDSSKALELLTPPVPDNENARMKAHVRRGTAFCQLELYTEGLRDYEAALKIDPKNKNIEKDAEKIRHLIQETMQSS; translated from the exons ATGCCGGTGTGGCTGCGGGAGCACAGCTGGCGCCAGACCCTCACCGCCGTGTACCTCTCGCTGCCCTTGCGCGGCGCCCGGGCCACCCCCGCCGACATCTTCTGCAGCGAGCAGTACCTGAAG gtAAGCATCCCTCCCTTTTTATTTGAAGCCATTTTATATGCTCCCATTGATGACACAAATAGCACAGCAAAGATtggaaatggaaacattttcttcaccTTGTATAAAAAAGAACCGGCCATGTGGGATTCCCTAACTCTAGCAGACG CTGGCAAGGAAAAACTACAATATCTGAGAGAGAATGCTGTTCTAAAAGCccaagaaaaggcaaaagaggagacagaagcaaaaaaaattacaaagcagGAACACAAAAAGTATGCTTTGGAGGCCACAATGAAG CTagaggaagcagaaaggaaaagaattgaagatctgaaagaaaaggaacGGCAGAAGGTCGCTAAAGAGTTGGAGTTCtggaaaaaccaacaaaaatatgCTGATAAATACAAGAGCGTAcgaaaaaaagaggaattacaTCAAGAAATAAAGCCgttaaaggagagaaaaaatgaaaaaatgaacaaaagtaGGATTCCCAATGAAGGAGCTTCTAATATCAGACTCAAATCCACAAAAG GTCATGGTTCCTGTAGtatattttcacagaatttagAGGAAGAACAGTTACCAGCTCCCCGAGCTGCAGCTACAATTAAAGTCAGCTTTACACCACGAGtttttcccacagctctgcGAGAATCTCGTGttgcagaagaggaggag TGGCTACATAAACAAGCAGAAGCTCGAAGAAGAATAAATTCTGATTTATCTGAGCTGGAAGATTtaaaagaagaggagaagaatACAGATTGGTTAAAGGACAAAGGAAA CAAAATGTTTGCAATGGGAAACTACCTTGGGGCTGCAAACGCGTATAACCTCGCAGTGAGGCTGAACAATAAACTTCCCCTGCTGTACCTGAACCGTGCCGCTTGCCACCTTAAACTGAGAAATTTACACAAAGCTATCGAAGATTCCTCTAAG GCACTAGAACTGTTGACACCACCTGTTCCTGATAACGAGAACGCTCGAATGAAAGCCCATGTGAGACGTGGAACAGCGTTTTGTCAGCTGGAATTATACACTGAAG GTCTCCGGGATTATGAAGCAGCTCTCAAGATTgatcctaaaaataaaaatatagaaaaagaTGCTGAGAAGATTCGACATCTAATTCAAGAAACAATGCAAAGTtcttaa